CCCGCCGGGCGTCAACGGGATACGGTTGAATACCCGGGGCTGGTTTGACTTCACCGAAGCCTGGCTTCCGGCCCTCAAATCGTGAAGGGGCTGGTCGCCGCCATAGCCAGGCGGTAACATAACGTTTTTACCGTAACTGTCGAGATGATTTATGAAACGTGCCGTCGTCGTGTTCAGCGGAGGACAAGATTCCACTACCTGCCTGATTCAGGCCCTTCATCAGTACGATGAAGTTCACTGTGTCACTTTCGATTATGGTCAACGCCATCGCGCAGAAATCGACGTTGCGCGCGAACTGGCCTTGAAACTGGGCGCACGTGCGCACAAGGTGCTGGACGTTAACCTGTTAAACGAACTGGCCGTGAGCAGCCTCACCCGCGACAGTATTCCGGTTCCTGATTACAAACCTGACGCCAGCGGCATCCCGAACACCTTTGTGCCGGGCCGCAATATCCTCTTTCTGACCTTAACCGCGATCTATGCATACCAGGTTAAAGCCGAAGCGGTGATCACCGGCGTGTGTGAAACCGATTTTTCAGGCTATCCGGATTGCCGCGATGAGTTCGTCAAGGCATTGAACCACGCGGTAAACCTTGGCATGGCGAAAGAGACGCGCTTCGAAACGCCGCTGATGTGGCTCGACAAAGCCGAAACCTGGGCGCTGGCAGACTACTGGGGCAAACTGGACCTGGTGCGCAGCGAAACCCTGACCTGCTACAACGGCATCAAAGGCGACGGGTGCGGCCAGTGTGCGGCCTGTAACCTGCGTGCTAATGGCCTGAATCACTACCTGGACGATAAACCCGGCGTGATGGCCGCCATGAAGCAAAAGACCGGCCTGAAATAACCAGGCATTACACCGTGCTGCCGCCACGTTAGCGCCGACAGCACGGTGATATCTATCTCACCTTACACGATCATCAACTCCAGCTTTTCACGTAACTCCCCTTCCAGCGGCAGCGCTTTTTGCGTTTTGAGATCGATGCACACAAAGGTGATCAGGGCATCCGCTACCACCTGCCCTTCTGGATCCAGCGTCACCACCTGGCTTAGTACACCACTTTTTCCGTTAAGCTGCTGGACCTGGCTGGTCACGGTCAGGACATCGCCCAGCACGGCCGGACGTCGGTAGTTGATATTAATATTGACGACCACAAACGCGATGTTGTGTGCGGTCAGCCACTGAAAACTGTCGCTGTTTTCCAGGCCATCCCAGCGAGCCTCTTCCAGAAATTCGAGATAGCGAGCGTTATTGACGTGCTGGTACACATCAAGATGGAAACCGCGTACTTTGATTTTTGTCTGCATAGCGCAAAAGCCTTTACTGTAGTTATAGGTTCAGAGGTCATAACTGGTATGACCTCTTTATCCTGGCAAATTTTTGCCGCCGTGCAAGTTATTGTGTGATTACAACGTCAGGTGTGAGAGGTTGCGCTCAACCAGCGAGCTCCCCATGCCCGGGACCTGTTTCAGATCGTCGAGCGTTTTAAATGGACCGTACTCTTCCCGGTAGCTGACGATCGCCTGGGCTTTTTTCAGGCCGACGCCGTTCATCGCGCGGGCAAGATCCTCTGCCGATGCCGAATTGATGCTCACTCGCGTGCCGTCATCCTCCGCGCTTTTACCCGCGTCAATGGCTTTCATTTGCCCCTGCGCCTGTGCGGTTGAATCAGATTTACTCTGGGCAGCCTGCGTTTTAGCTGCGGGCGTTGTCGCCAGCGCGCCTGCGCTCATCCCGGTGGTGGCAATAGCCAGTGTAATAAGCAGTGCTTTGATTCCACGTTTCATGCTGTTTTCTCCTTGTTTGTTGACAGCCACATCACGATAGCGACAAGGGAAAACAGGCACAAACGGCAGATAACAGAAATGGAAAAGGCCGCGAAAGCGGCCTTTAGGTTTTGCAGAGCGTTACGAAAATCTGCGAGCAGCGACGTAATTATTGCTGCTGCGTGATGACGTCGCCGAGCTTAATTTTGGCTTCTTTACGCAGGTTGCTCATCATCGCTTCGAACGTGATCTGAGCGTTGTTCTGGGTGATACCCTGAACCATCGCTTTTTTCTGTGCGTCCGGCAGCGTTCCCGCTTTCACTTCATCCAGCGCCAGCAGAACCACGTTACCCTGCATATCGGTTGCAGTGCCGTAGCCTGGCTTGCCTTTGGCTGGCTGGCTCAGGCTGAACGCCGCCTGGCTGACAGGGTCCTGACCGGTACGGCTCAGCGTTTTCGCTTCACCGAAGCTCAGACCCGCAGCTTTCAGTGCTTCATCACCTTTGCCCGCCTTCAGAGCGGCCAGCAGTTTTTCAGCGTCCAGTTTCGCCTGCTGCTCGGCTTTGCTGTGTTTAACCTGGGCAATCACCTGGTCTTTCACCTCAGCCAGCGGTTTCACCGCTTCAGCTTTATGCTCGGTCACGCGCAGCACGAAGGCACGGTCACCGTCGACGGTAATGATGTCTGAGTTGCTACCCGGCGCACCGTTTTCGCCCACCAGACCACCGTTGAAGATGGCATCAGAAACCGGCTTGAAGTTCAGCTCTTCCGGCAGGTTGTCATGGCCGAACCAGCCCGTCTCAACGGCTTTCACACCCGCGGCCTGCTCTGCACCCGCCAGAGATTCGTTATCGTTGCTCGCGGCATCGCTCACTTTCTGCTGCAGGGCGTAGAAGGCATCCAGCGCTTTTTCCTGCTTCACTTTGGCCGCGATCTCATCGCGCACCTCAGCCAGCGGCTTGGTTTTCGCGGCCTGAACATCGTCCAGACGCGCCACGAGGAAACCAACGGAGGATTTAATCACGCCAGACAGCTGGCCTTTGTCTTTCAGACCGGCGTTTTTCAGTTCGTCCGGGGTCGTTGCCGCTTCCAGCCAGCCCATATCGCCACCATTTTTGGCAGAGATGATGTCGGTGGATTTTGCTTTCGCCAGCGTCGCGAAATCGGCACCTTTGTTCAGCTCGTCGAGAACGGCTTTGGCATCGGCTTCGGTTTTGGTCTGGATCACGCTGTAGCGGTTACGCTGCGGCTGGGTGAACTGATCCTGGTGCTGGTCGTAGTAAGACTGAATGTCCGCATCTGAGGCATTCCCCTGCAGAGCGGCAGCATCCAGCTTGATGTAGCTTACGCGGAACTGCTCAGGCGCAACGAAGGAATTCTTGTTCTGCTCGTACCAGGCGTTCACTTCGGCGTCGCTCACCTGCTGCTTCGCAGCCAGGGCGTTGACGTCGATAGTCGCTTCACGCACAACGCGCTGTTGCGCCACCAGCGCAGCCAGTTCGTCCGTTTCACCTTTGAGCATGAAATCCGTGCCCACAACGGCATTGATGAGCTGCTGGGTGGTCAGTTGGTTACGCAGCGCCTGCGCGTACTGGTCTGCCGTCATCCCCATCTGATTAACGATGCTGTTATAACGGGCGTTATCAAATTTACCGTTAGACTGGAATGCCTGCGTCGCGAAGATCGCTTTTTTAACCTGCTCGTCGCTGATCCCCAGCCCCAGATTTTTGGCATACTGGTCAAGCAGCGCTTCATCGATAAGACGGTTCAGCGTCTGCTGGCGCAGGTTATTCATGTAGCCTTCGTTTGCAGCCAGTTCAGAGAATTGATCGCCCAGCTGTTGCTGCATACGGTTACGTTCACCGGCGAAAGCATTCTCAAACTGCCCACGGCTAATTTCCTGGCCATTCACTTTTGCGGCATAGTTGGCGCCACCGCCGATGAGGTAGCTACTCACGCCGGTCAATATGAACGACACGATAATGATACCGAATATAATCTTGAGCACGAGACTGTTAGCAGCCGTGCGTAAGCTGTCCATCATGGTGTAACAACACTCCGCTGTATGTGACTGGTTACCTGACGCTAACGGAAAATCCTGACCGCTGCGCGTAAAGGCGTATTGTGACAAGAAACCAGTGCGATTGTCAGCCCACAACTCGCATAAACTCGCACAAATCAGGCCTGGACAAACAAAAAAGGCACATCGAATGATGCGCCCTTATACTTTTCGGCTTCCCTTAAGCGGGAAAGCAATCAGTTTACTGCGTCTTTCAGCGCTTTACCTGCACGGAAGCCCGGCACTTTAGCGGCAGCAATAGTGATCTCTTTACCGGTTTGAGGGTTGCGGCCAGTACGGGCAGCACGCTCTTTAACAGCAAAAGTACCGAAACCAACCAGTGCAACGTCGTCCCCAGCCTGCAGAGATTCAGTAACAGAAGCAATTAAAGCATCTAACGCACGTCCAGCTGCAGCTTTAGAAATATCAGCACCAGCAGCAATTTTGTCAATCAGTTGAGATTTATTCACTGTTCTCTTCCTCTCTTTATAATTTATATCGCGTCTGAATCCTTCACAACGCGACCGCGCAGCAGTTATATCAGGCCTGCCATGACCTTACAACACCCGTTGTTGATGGCTGGCCCGATCAGCAATCTAAATTAGCTATACAAAAAAAGGCTGGCAAGTACGAAATGACTTACCAGCCTTGTTTTTATTGACGCTCTTTGCGCGAGGTCACTATTTTGCGGTTACAACCTGCATTCCGGAGGGTTCATTCTGCAGTGCGAGAGTCAGAACTTCCTCAATGCGTTTCACCGGATGGATCTGCAGATCGGCAATAACGTTGTCCGGAATCTCTTCCAGGTCACGTTTATTTTCGTCCGGAATTAATACGGTTTTGATCCCACCACGATGCGCCGCCAGCAGTTTTTCTTTCAATCCACCGATTGGCAGAACCTGGCCGCGCAGGGTGATTTCACCCGTCATCGCCACATCGGCACGCACCGGGTTACCCGTCAGGCAAGAGACCAGCGCGGTACACATCGCGATACCGGCGCTTGGGCCGTCTTTCGGCGTTGCCCCTTCAGGAACGTGAACGTGGATGTCGCGTTTTTCGTAGAAATCAGGGTTGATGCCCAGTTTCTCCGCACGCGCACGCACCACGGTCAGCGCTGCCTGAATGGATTCCTGCATCACTTCACCCAGCGAGCCGGTATAGGTCAGCTTGCCTTTGCCCGGTACACAGGCGGTTTCGATGGTCAGCAGATCGCCACCCACTTCCGTCCATGCCAGACCAGTAACCTGGCCCACGCGGTTCTCGTTGTCGGCACGACCGTAGTCGAAGCGCTGAACGCCAAGGTACGCATGCAGGTTGTCGCCGTTAATCTCAATGTGCTTCAGGCTCTTATCCAGCAGCAGCTGTTTCACCGCTTTACGGCACAGCTTAGAGATTTCACGTTCAAGGCTACGCACGCCCGCTTCACGGGTGTAGTAACGAATGATGCCAATAATCGCGCTGTCATCAACTGTCAGCTCGTTGGCTTTCAGGGCGTTACGCTCAATCTGCTTCGGCAGCAGGTG
This region of Enterobacter cancerogenus genomic DNA includes:
- the queC gene encoding 7-cyano-7-deazaguanine synthase QueC, translated to MKRAVVVFSGGQDSTTCLIQALHQYDEVHCVTFDYGQRHRAEIDVARELALKLGARAHKVLDVNLLNELAVSSLTRDSIPVPDYKPDASGIPNTFVPGRNILFLTLTAIYAYQVKAEAVITGVCETDFSGYPDCRDEFVKALNHAVNLGMAKETRFETPLMWLDKAETWALADYWGKLDLVRSETLTCYNGIKGDGCGQCAACNLRANGLNHYLDDKPGVMAAMKQKTGLK
- a CDS encoding YbgC/FadM family acyl-CoA thioesterase, encoding MQTKIKVRGFHLDVYQHVNNARYLEFLEEARWDGLENSDSFQWLTAHNIAFVVVNININYRRPAVLGDVLTVTSQVQQLNGKSGVLSQVVTLDPEGQVVADALITFVCIDLKTQKALPLEGELREKLELMIV
- a CDS encoding helix-hairpin-helix domain-containing protein, with protein sequence MKRGIKALLITLAIATTGMSAGALATTPAAKTQAAQSKSDSTAQAQGQMKAIDAGKSAEDDGTRVSINSASAEDLARAMNGVGLKKAQAIVSYREEYGPFKTLDDLKQVPGMGSSLVERNLSHLTL
- the hupB gene encoding nucleoid-associated protein HU-beta, whose product is MNKSQLIDKIAAGADISKAAAGRALDALIASVTESLQAGDDVALVGFGTFAVKERAARTGRNPQTGKEITIAAAKVPGFRAGKALKDAVN
- the ppiD gene encoding peptidylprolyl isomerase, which encodes MMDSLRTAANSLVLKIIFGIIIVSFILTGVSSYLIGGGANYAAKVNGQEISRGQFENAFAGERNRMQQQLGDQFSELAANEGYMNNLRQQTLNRLIDEALLDQYAKNLGLGISDEQVKKAIFATQAFQSNGKFDNARYNSIVNQMGMTADQYAQALRNQLTTQQLINAVVGTDFMLKGETDELAALVAQQRVVREATIDVNALAAKQQVSDAEVNAWYEQNKNSFVAPEQFRVSYIKLDAAALQGNASDADIQSYYDQHQDQFTQPQRNRYSVIQTKTEADAKAVLDELNKGADFATLAKAKSTDIISAKNGGDMGWLEAATTPDELKNAGLKDKGQLSGVIKSSVGFLVARLDDVQAAKTKPLAEVRDEIAAKVKQEKALDAFYALQQKVSDAASNDNESLAGAEQAAGVKAVETGWFGHDNLPEELNFKPVSDAIFNGGLVGENGAPGSNSDIITVDGDRAFVLRVTEHKAEAVKPLAEVKDQVIAQVKHSKAEQQAKLDAEKLLAALKAGKGDEALKAAGLSFGEAKTLSRTGQDPVSQAAFSLSQPAKGKPGYGTATDMQGNVVLLALDEVKAGTLPDAQKKAMVQGITQNNAQITFEAMMSNLRKEAKIKLGDVITQQQ